From one Esox lucius isolate fEsoLuc1 chromosome 11, fEsoLuc1.pri, whole genome shotgun sequence genomic stretch:
- the ppp1caa gene encoding protein phosphatase 1, catalytic subunit, alpha isozyme a, with protein MAEPDKLNIDSIIQRLLEVKGSRPGKNVQLTENEIRGLCLKSREIFLSQPILLELEAPLKICGDVHGQYYDLLRLFEYGGFPPESNYLFLGDYVDRGKQSLETICLLLAYKVKYPENFFLLRGNHECASINRIYGFYDECKRRYNIKLWKTFTDCFNCLPVAAIVDEKIFCCHGGLSPDLQSMEQVRRVMRPTDVPDQGLLCDLLWADPDKDVLGWGENDRGVSFTFGADVVAKFLHKHDMDLICRAHQVVEDGYEFFAKRQLVTLFSAPNYCGEFDNAGAMMSVDETLMCSFQILKPADKKLYSYGGGGGMGSGRPVTPPRNSAKGGKAKK; from the exons TTAAGGGCTCTCGGCCAGGGAAAAATGTTCAGCTGACAGAGAACGAAATCCGTGGCCTATGCCTAAAGTCCCGCGAAATCTTCCTCAGCCAGCCAATCCTGCTCGAGCTTGAAGCACCGCTCAAGATCTGTG GTGACGTCCATGGTCAATACTATGACCTACTGCGGCTGTTTGAGTACGGAGGATTCCCCCCAGAGAGCAACTACCTGTTCCTGGGTGACTATGTGGACCGGGGGAAGCAGTCCCTGGAGACCATCTGCCTGCTGCTGGCCTACAAGGTCAAATACCCCGAGAACTTCTTCCTGCTGCGCGGCAACCATGAATGTGCATCTATAAACCGTATCTATGGCTTTTATGATGAGT GTAAAAGACGGTATAACATCAAGCTGTGGAAGACCTTCACAGACTGCTTCAACTGTTTACCCGTAGCTGCCATCGTAGACGAGAAGATCTTCTGCTGCCACGGAG GCCTCTCACCCGACCTCCAGTCCATGGAGCAGGTGCGCAGAGTGATGCGGCCCACAGACGTCCCCGACCAGGGCCTGCTCTGTGACCTGCTATGGGCCGACCCAGACAAGGACGTCCTGGGCTGGGGGGAGAATGACCGCGGGGTCTCCTTCACATTCGGGGCGGACGTGGTGGCCAAATTTTTGCACAAACACGACATGGACCTTATATGCAGGGCACATCAG GTGGTAGAAGACGGTTACGAGTTCTTTGCAAAGAGACAGCTTGTTACTCTATTCTCAGCCCCTAACTACTGTGGGGAGTTTGACAATGCTGGTGCCATGATGAGTGTGGATGAGACCCTCATGTGCTCGTTCCAG ATTCTCAAGCCTGCAGATAAGAAGCTGTATTCTTACGGCGGCGGCGGAGGAATGGGATCTGGACGCCCTGTTACACCACCACGAAATTCAGCCAAGGGTGGAAAGGCCAAGAAATAA